A genomic segment from Sciurus carolinensis chromosome 1, mSciCar1.2, whole genome shotgun sequence encodes:
- the Zbtb8a gene encoding zinc finger and BTB domain-containing protein 8A isoform X2, producing MEISTHQSHLLQQLNEQRRQDVFCDCSILVEGKVFKAHRNVLFASSGYFKMLLSQNSKETSQPTTATFQAFSPDTFTVILDFVYSGKLSLTGQNVIEVMSAASFLQMTDVISVCKTFIKSSLDISEKEKDRYFSLSDKDANSNGIERSAFYGGSWREESSSPHSHLSPDQGAGIVSGKPWGKYSYSPASQRSTPLPVAKHEQRKESIKKTKHLRLSQPSEAVQYKSSKREARTSDSSSHVSQAEEQAQIDTEMDSASVGYQYGQGSDVTSRSFPDDLPRMRFKCPYCTHVVKRKADLKRHLRCHTGERPYPCQACGKRFSRLDHLSSHFRTIHQACKLICRKCKRHVTELTGQVVQEGTRRYRLCNECLAEVGIDSLPIDLEAEQHLMSPSDGDKHSRWHLSEDENRSYVEIVEDGSADLVIQQVDDSEEEEEKEIKPNIR from the exons ATGGAGATCTCCACTCATCAGTCTCACCTCCTGCAACAGCTGAATGAGCAGCGCAGGCAAGATGTGTTCTGTGATTGCAGTATTCTAGTTGAAGGAAAGGTCTTCAAAGCACATCGAAATGTCTTATTTGCCAGTAGCGGCTACTTCAAAATGCTTCTTTCTCAGAATTCCAAGGAGACAAGTCAGCCAACCACAGCCACATTTCAGGCTTTCTCTCCAGACACTTTCACGGTTATCCTGGACTTTGTCTATTCAGGCAAACTCTCTCTTACTGGACAGAATGTCATAGAAGTGATGTCCGCTGCAAGCTTCCTTCAGATGACTGATGTCATTAGTGTATGTAAGACTTTTATCAAATCTTCCTTGGACAttagtgaaaaggaaaaagatcgCTACTTCAGTCTCTCAGATAAGGATGCCAATTCTAATGGCATAGAGCGTTCTGCTTTTTATGGGGGCAGCTGGCGAGAAGAAAGCAGCTCCCCACACTCTCACCTCAGCCCAGATCAAGGAGCAGGTATAGTGAGTGGAAAGCCTTGGGGTAAGTATAGTTACTCTCCAGCCTCCCAGCGGAGCACCCCACTCCCTGTGGCCAAGCACGAGCAGAGGAAAGAGTCCATTAAAAAGACCAAGCATCTGCGACTATCACAGCCCTCAGAAGCTGTTCAGTACAAGTCAAGCAAACGAGAAGCACGCACATCTGATTCTTCCAGCCATGTGTCCCAGGCTGAAGAACAAGCCCAAATTGACACAGAAATGGACTCTGCTTCTGTCGGCTATCAGTATGGTCAAGGATCTGATGTCACATCCCGAAGTTTTCCAG ATGACCTGCCCAGGATGCGATTCAAGTGCCCGTACTGCACACATGTGGTGAAGCGGAAAGCGGACCTCAAGCGACACCTGCGCTGTCATACAGGAGAAAGGCCCTATCCATGTCAAGCTTGTGGAAAAAGGTTTAGCAGGCTAGACCACCTAAGTAGCCATTTCCGAACA ATTCACCAGGCATGCAAACTAATCTGCAGAAAATGCAAACGCCATGTGACTGAACTAACAGGGCAAGTGGTACAGGAAGGAACCAGGCGCTACAGACTGTGTAATGAGTGTCTTGCTGAAGTTGGCATAGACAGCCTCCCCATTGATTTGGAAGCTGAGCAACATCTTATGTCCCCATCAGATGGAGATAAGCATTCCCGATGGCACTTGAGTGAAGATGAGAATAGATCCTATGTGGAGATTGTAGAGGATGGGTCTGCCGATCTGGTCATACAACAGGTTGACGAtagtgaagaagaagaagaaaaagaaataaagcccAACATTAGGTAG
- the Zbtb8a gene encoding zinc finger and BTB domain-containing protein 8A isoform X1, which translates to MQKKKILTRMEISTHQSHLLQQLNEQRRQDVFCDCSILVEGKVFKAHRNVLFASSGYFKMLLSQNSKETSQPTTATFQAFSPDTFTVILDFVYSGKLSLTGQNVIEVMSAASFLQMTDVISVCKTFIKSSLDISEKEKDRYFSLSDKDANSNGIERSAFYGGSWREESSSPHSHLSPDQGAGIVSGKPWGKYSYSPASQRSTPLPVAKHEQRKESIKKTKHLRLSQPSEAVQYKSSKREARTSDSSSHVSQAEEQAQIDTEMDSASVGYQYGQGSDVTSRSFPDDLPRMRFKCPYCTHVVKRKADLKRHLRCHTGERPYPCQACGKRFSRLDHLSSHFRTIHQACKLICRKCKRHVTELTGQVVQEGTRRYRLCNECLAEVGIDSLPIDLEAEQHLMSPSDGDKHSRWHLSEDENRSYVEIVEDGSADLVIQQVDDSEEEEEKEIKPNIR; encoded by the exons GATGGAGATCTCCACTCATCAGTCTCACCTCCTGCAACAGCTGAATGAGCAGCGCAGGCAAGATGTGTTCTGTGATTGCAGTATTCTAGTTGAAGGAAAGGTCTTCAAAGCACATCGAAATGTCTTATTTGCCAGTAGCGGCTACTTCAAAATGCTTCTTTCTCAGAATTCCAAGGAGACAAGTCAGCCAACCACAGCCACATTTCAGGCTTTCTCTCCAGACACTTTCACGGTTATCCTGGACTTTGTCTATTCAGGCAAACTCTCTCTTACTGGACAGAATGTCATAGAAGTGATGTCCGCTGCAAGCTTCCTTCAGATGACTGATGTCATTAGTGTATGTAAGACTTTTATCAAATCTTCCTTGGACAttagtgaaaaggaaaaagatcgCTACTTCAGTCTCTCAGATAAGGATGCCAATTCTAATGGCATAGAGCGTTCTGCTTTTTATGGGGGCAGCTGGCGAGAAGAAAGCAGCTCCCCACACTCTCACCTCAGCCCAGATCAAGGAGCAGGTATAGTGAGTGGAAAGCCTTGGGGTAAGTATAGTTACTCTCCAGCCTCCCAGCGGAGCACCCCACTCCCTGTGGCCAAGCACGAGCAGAGGAAAGAGTCCATTAAAAAGACCAAGCATCTGCGACTATCACAGCCCTCAGAAGCTGTTCAGTACAAGTCAAGCAAACGAGAAGCACGCACATCTGATTCTTCCAGCCATGTGTCCCAGGCTGAAGAACAAGCCCAAATTGACACAGAAATGGACTCTGCTTCTGTCGGCTATCAGTATGGTCAAGGATCTGATGTCACATCCCGAAGTTTTCCAG ATGACCTGCCCAGGATGCGATTCAAGTGCCCGTACTGCACACATGTGGTGAAGCGGAAAGCGGACCTCAAGCGACACCTGCGCTGTCATACAGGAGAAAGGCCCTATCCATGTCAAGCTTGTGGAAAAAGGTTTAGCAGGCTAGACCACCTAAGTAGCCATTTCCGAACA ATTCACCAGGCATGCAAACTAATCTGCAGAAAATGCAAACGCCATGTGACTGAACTAACAGGGCAAGTGGTACAGGAAGGAACCAGGCGCTACAGACTGTGTAATGAGTGTCTTGCTGAAGTTGGCATAGACAGCCTCCCCATTGATTTGGAAGCTGAGCAACATCTTATGTCCCCATCAGATGGAGATAAGCATTCCCGATGGCACTTGAGTGAAGATGAGAATAGATCCTATGTGGAGATTGTAGAGGATGGGTCTGCCGATCTGGTCATACAACAGGTTGACGAtagtgaagaagaagaagaaaaagaaataaagcccAACATTAGGTAG
- the Zbtb8a gene encoding zinc finger and BTB domain-containing protein 8A isoform X3: protein MQKKKILTRMEISTHQSHLLQQLNEQRRQDVFCDCSILVEGKVFKAHRNVLFASSGYFKMLLSQNSKETSQPTTATFQAFSPDTFTVILDFVYSGKLSLTGQNVIEVMSAASFLQMTDVISVCKTFIKSSLDISEKEKDRYFSLSDKDANSNGIERSAFYGGSWREESSSPHSHLSPDQGAGIVSGKPWGKYSYSPASQRSTPLPVAKHEQRKESIKKTKHLRLSQPSEAVQYKSSKREARTSDSSSHVSQAEEQAQIDTEMDSASVGYQYGQGSDVTSRSFPDDLPRMRFKCPYCTHVVKRKADLKRHLRCHTGERPYPCQACGKRFSRLDHLSSHFRTCWRWNPRLCMCWTSLLPLSYIPAHHFF, encoded by the exons GATGGAGATCTCCACTCATCAGTCTCACCTCCTGCAACAGCTGAATGAGCAGCGCAGGCAAGATGTGTTCTGTGATTGCAGTATTCTAGTTGAAGGAAAGGTCTTCAAAGCACATCGAAATGTCTTATTTGCCAGTAGCGGCTACTTCAAAATGCTTCTTTCTCAGAATTCCAAGGAGACAAGTCAGCCAACCACAGCCACATTTCAGGCTTTCTCTCCAGACACTTTCACGGTTATCCTGGACTTTGTCTATTCAGGCAAACTCTCTCTTACTGGACAGAATGTCATAGAAGTGATGTCCGCTGCAAGCTTCCTTCAGATGACTGATGTCATTAGTGTATGTAAGACTTTTATCAAATCTTCCTTGGACAttagtgaaaaggaaaaagatcgCTACTTCAGTCTCTCAGATAAGGATGCCAATTCTAATGGCATAGAGCGTTCTGCTTTTTATGGGGGCAGCTGGCGAGAAGAAAGCAGCTCCCCACACTCTCACCTCAGCCCAGATCAAGGAGCAGGTATAGTGAGTGGAAAGCCTTGGGGTAAGTATAGTTACTCTCCAGCCTCCCAGCGGAGCACCCCACTCCCTGTGGCCAAGCACGAGCAGAGGAAAGAGTCCATTAAAAAGACCAAGCATCTGCGACTATCACAGCCCTCAGAAGCTGTTCAGTACAAGTCAAGCAAACGAGAAGCACGCACATCTGATTCTTCCAGCCATGTGTCCCAGGCTGAAGAACAAGCCCAAATTGACACAGAAATGGACTCTGCTTCTGTCGGCTATCAGTATGGTCAAGGATCTGATGTCACATCCCGAAGTTTTCCAG ATGACCTGCCCAGGATGCGATTCAAGTGCCCGTACTGCACACATGTGGTGAAGCGGAAAGCGGACCTCAAGCGACACCTGCGCTGTCATACAGGAGAAAGGCCCTATCCATGTCAAGCTTGTGGAAAAAGGTTTAGCAGGCTAGACCACCTAAGTAGCCATTTCCGAACA tgctggagatggaacccaaggctttgCATGTGCTGGACAAGccttctgccactgagctacattccagcccatcatttcttttaa